Proteins encoded by one window of Acetivibrio thermocellus ATCC 27405:
- the rfbC gene encoding dTDP-4-dehydrorhamnose 3,5-epimerase, translating into MNNFTVVKTPIEGLVVVEPKVFTDTRGFFFESYNKKAFCEFGLTMEFVQDNHIKSRIGVLRGIHFQRKFPQGRLVRVIKGKVYDVAVDLRKNSPTFGKWYGIELSAENKKMFYIPENFGHAFLTLEDDTEVLCKTTNVYRPEFESGIIYNDPELNIDWPQIEGDIVLSEKDKNLPTFKNAELG; encoded by the coding sequence ATGAATAATTTTACAGTCGTAAAAACGCCAATTGAAGGACTTGTAGTTGTAGAGCCAAAGGTTTTTACCGATACCAGAGGGTTCTTTTTTGAGAGCTACAATAAAAAGGCTTTTTGCGAATTTGGTCTTACGATGGAATTTGTTCAGGATAACCATATAAAGTCAAGAATAGGAGTGCTAAGGGGCATACATTTCCAAAGGAAATTTCCTCAGGGGAGACTTGTCAGAGTAATTAAAGGGAAAGTCTATGATGTGGCTGTAGATTTGAGAAAAAACAGTCCGACTTTTGGGAAATGGTATGGAATAGAGCTTTCAGCAGAAAATAAAAAAATGTTTTACATACCGGAAAACTTTGGTCATGCATTTCTCACCCTGGAAGACGATACGGAAGTTCTATGCAAAACTACAAATGTATATCGGCCTGAGTTTGAATCGGGAATTATATACAACGACCCTGAGTTAAATATAGATTGGCCTCAAATTGAAGGAGATATTGTATTGTCAGAAAAAGATAAAAACCTGCCGACATTTAAAAATGCTGAGTTGGGTTGA
- a CDS encoding histidine triad nucleotide-binding protein: MENCVFCKIIKRELPSTIYYEDERVIAIKDINPAAPVHVLIIPKEHIANVKEINESNAQILIDIHKAANKVAEDLGIAEKGYRLITNCGVAAGQTVFHLHYHLLGGVDMGPKIL; this comes from the coding sequence TTGGAGAATTGTGTTTTCTGCAAAATAATTAAAAGAGAGTTGCCTTCAACAATTTATTATGAAGATGAAAGGGTTATTGCCATAAAAGATATAAATCCTGCTGCTCCCGTGCATGTTTTGATTATTCCGAAAGAACATATTGCCAATGTAAAAGAAATTAACGAATCGAACGCTCAAATATTGATAGACATCCACAAAGCCGCAAACAAAGTGGCCGAAGATTTGGGAATTGCAGAAAAGGGTTACAGGCTGATAACCAACTGTGGAGTGGCGGCAGGGCAAACGGTTTTCCACCTTCACTATCACTTGCTGGGTGGAGTGGATATGGGTCCTAAAATTCTGTAA
- a CDS encoding SGNH/GDSL hydrolase family protein, with amino-acid sequence MWKNAIYLFSSILIASLVILISGRYLDGISGSYLGEQKQRLEVQTEYQTELEKVQAGNVYEKLVNKKEISVLIIGDDIAQGGLETEDEKKWYNLLAKRIKEEYGADLTCKNIATPGGTAFDGWIDYITDRERQEYDLVFLCFGANDEREMNFNQKVFGAIVEGLIRNIKKAKASTEIITIIENSIRSQSYVDTLKQVSEYYEITYADIIKAFIDSRLPFNDITEDGRKPNEQGYSIYVNTIFDLIKSNINSKREPGFDGKKPLLYEESNAFENGKITTEFLTIQGFYNSVVAFDKIFMKSSHSNDSITYEVSNSHMLGVTLMAGPNCGIVDIYLNNRLIQTYDCYAPYEALRHVLISDNIGMGTHKIRIEVSSIKNAKASNSNVYIHGIITN; translated from the coding sequence ATGTGGAAAAACGCAATTTATCTCTTTAGTTCAATTCTGATTGCAAGCCTGGTTATACTTATATCCGGGAGATACCTCGATGGGATAAGCGGGTCTTACTTGGGAGAACAAAAACAACGGCTCGAAGTTCAGACAGAGTATCAAACTGAGCTTGAAAAAGTCCAGGCAGGGAATGTGTACGAAAAGCTTGTGAATAAAAAAGAAATCAGTGTTTTGATTATTGGAGACGATATTGCTCAAGGAGGTTTGGAAACCGAGGACGAAAAGAAATGGTATAATCTTTTGGCGAAAAGAATAAAAGAGGAGTATGGAGCTGATTTAACTTGTAAAAATATTGCAACACCCGGTGGAACAGCATTTGATGGATGGATTGACTATATTACCGACAGAGAAAGGCAAGAGTATGATCTTGTATTTTTATGTTTTGGTGCAAACGACGAAAGAGAGATGAATTTCAATCAAAAAGTTTTCGGCGCTATTGTGGAAGGATTGATTAGAAATATAAAGAAAGCAAAAGCGAGTACGGAAATAATCACGATTATTGAGAACAGTATAAGGAGCCAGTCATATGTGGATACTCTAAAGCAAGTATCGGAATATTACGAAATAACTTATGCAGACATAATAAAAGCTTTTATAGACTCACGGCTGCCGTTTAATGATATCACTGAGGATGGCAGAAAACCAAATGAACAAGGTTACTCAATTTACGTCAATACAATATTTGATTTAATCAAGTCGAATATTAACAGCAAAAGAGAACCTGGTTTTGATGGGAAAAAACCGTTACTTTATGAGGAAAGCAATGCTTTTGAGAACGGAAAAATTACAACGGAATTTTTGACAATTCAAGGTTTTTATAACAGTGTGGTTGCTTTTGACAAGATTTTTATGAAGAGTAGTCACAGTAATGACTCTATAACATATGAAGTAAGCAACAGCCATATGCTGGGAGTAACATTGATGGCGGGTCCTAATTGTGGAATTGTGGATATATATCTAAATAACAGATTGATTCAAACCTATGATTGTTATGCACCATACGAAGCTTTGAGGCATGTGTTGATAAGTGATAATATTGGAATGGGGACTCATAAAATAAGAATTGAAGTGTCAAGTATAAAAAATGCCAAAGCAAGCAATTCAAATGTTTATATTCACGGGATAATAACTAACTAA
- a CDS encoding polysaccharide biosynthesis tyrosine autokinase, which produces MEKDDILEIDLREIVYILLKKWYLIVLCFVLSAGTAFVVTQFYIKPVYKAETTLFLGKEKDQVSLSFSDIQVNNQLVVDYREILQSRRVAEIINQKFGVGIQEFQKNVNVKTVKDSRLFSISYEDTDPKRAADIVNELATVIQKMADEIIQVKNIKVIDTAKIPENPIKPNKKMNICVAGLFGLVLGIGLIFLLELIDHTFKKPEEVEKMLGINVIGTIPAFDGGKRGKKKAKDEKELQEQYLKNLIVHNNPKSATAEAFRELRTNLYYSSVDSEVKTIVVTSPTLGDGKTVTAVNLAITLARSGKKVLVIDADLRKPKVHHYFGVKNKEGLTNLLTDSKEEVKIKTTERSDISNLYIITSGPIPPNPAEMLNSNRMKSLLEKVREEYDIVIIDTPPVGQVTDAAILAGITDGVILVLASGQTRIEMAKRAFKSLESVKARFIGAVLTKLDTERTGYYYSYKYE; this is translated from the coding sequence ATGGAAAAGGATGATATCTTGGAAATTGATTTGCGGGAGATAGTATATATTCTTCTTAAGAAGTGGTATCTCATTGTGTTGTGCTTTGTTCTATCAGCTGGCACAGCCTTTGTAGTTACTCAATTTTATATAAAACCGGTCTATAAAGCTGAAACAACACTGTTTCTTGGTAAGGAGAAGGATCAGGTTTCACTGAGCTTTTCCGATATACAGGTAAATAATCAACTTGTTGTGGACTATAGAGAGATACTTCAATCAAGGCGTGTGGCAGAGATTATTAATCAAAAGTTTGGAGTTGGAATACAGGAATTTCAAAAAAATGTAAACGTAAAAACAGTAAAAGATTCAAGATTGTTCAGTATAAGCTATGAGGATACTGATCCAAAACGTGCTGCTGACATAGTAAATGAACTGGCAACGGTTATTCAGAAGATGGCAGACGAGATTATACAGGTCAAAAATATTAAAGTTATAGATACTGCGAAAATACCGGAAAACCCTATAAAGCCTAATAAGAAAATGAATATATGTGTGGCAGGATTGTTTGGTTTGGTATTGGGGATCGGATTGATATTCTTACTTGAATTGATTGACCATACATTTAAGAAGCCGGAAGAAGTTGAAAAGATGCTTGGAATTAATGTTATTGGTACAATCCCGGCATTTGATGGCGGCAAACGAGGAAAGAAAAAAGCCAAGGATGAAAAAGAACTTCAAGAACAATACCTTAAAAATCTTATTGTACATAATAATCCAAAGTCAGCCACTGCCGAGGCGTTTAGAGAGCTTCGCACAAATTTGTATTATTCAAGTGTAGACAGCGAAGTAAAGACTATAGTAGTAACAAGTCCAACTCTCGGAGACGGCAAAACGGTTACTGCTGTGAATCTTGCAATAACTCTTGCACGTTCCGGCAAGAAAGTTCTTGTTATAGATGCTGACTTAAGAAAGCCAAAGGTTCATCATTATTTTGGTGTGAAAAATAAAGAGGGTTTAACTAATCTTTTAACTGATTCAAAGGAAGAAGTAAAAATTAAAACAACAGAGAGAAGCGATATTTCAAATCTGTATATAATTACAAGTGGTCCGATTCCGCCAAATCCGGCAGAAATGCTTAATTCAAACAGGATGAAAAGCCTTTTGGAAAAAGTACGGGAGGAATATGATATTGTTATCATAGACACTCCTCCGGTGGGGCAGGTTACAGATGCAGCAATTCTTGCCGGAATTACGGATGGAGTTATCCTTGTATTGGCAAGTGGCCAAACAAGAATAGAAATGGCGAAGCGAGCTTTTAAATCCCTTGAGAGTGTAAAAGCAAGGTTTATTGGTGCAGTTCTTACGAAATTGGATACTGAAAGAACTGGTTATTATTACAGTTACAAGTATGAGTGA
- a CDS encoding tyrosine-protein phosphatase — MIVDIHCHVLDDIDDGPKTLVEALSLCRMLQTRGIDKVIATPHFIGDYDSKVTPKSVKEKIDILNKEMKKQHIKLEIYSGMEVFASNDTVDRLEKGEILTLNNSRYVLIEFSFENIPKYMSELLFSMQLKGYVPIIAHPERYNIRYRKSGIIKKAVENGALLQVNSGSIMGVHGSEVRDEAIRLLKSGMVHLVATDAHGDRRPIYSVMEIQKKLTEICGTENMKKLLYINPQRVFEDKDVEQTSVVKKSFSIFSFFKK, encoded by the coding sequence ATGATTGTAGATATTCATTGTCATGTTCTTGATGATATAGATGATGGACCGAAAACATTGGTCGAAGCCCTATCATTATGCAGAATGCTTCAAACGAGGGGCATTGACAAAGTTATTGCCACACCGCATTTTATTGGAGATTATGATTCAAAAGTGACTCCTAAAAGTGTAAAAGAGAAGATAGATATTTTAAATAAAGAAATGAAAAAACAACATATCAAGTTGGAGATATATTCCGGAATGGAGGTTTTTGCATCCAACGATACTGTTGACAGGCTGGAAAAAGGGGAAATTTTAACGTTAAACAATTCCAGATATGTGCTTATAGAGTTTTCTTTTGAAAATATTCCTAAATATATGTCCGAACTTTTATTTTCCATGCAGCTTAAAGGATATGTGCCCATAATTGCACATCCGGAACGTTATAACATTCGTTACCGCAAGAGCGGCATTATTAAAAAGGCAGTGGAAAACGGAGCGCTTCTTCAAGTGAATTCAGGAAGCATTATGGGAGTACATGGCTCTGAAGTCCGGGATGAAGCAATCAGGCTTTTAAAGAGCGGAATGGTTCATCTTGTTGCTACTGATGCTCATGGAGACAGAAGACCAATCTATTCTGTGATGGAAATTCAAAAAAAACTTACAGAAATTTGTGGAACTGAAAATATGAAAAAACTTCTTTATATTAATCCTCAAAGAGTTTTTGAAGATAAAGACGTCGAACAAACAAGTGTTGTAAAAAAAAGTTTTTCCATATTCAGCTTTTTCAAAAAATGA
- a CDS encoding S-layer homology domain-containing protein, whose protein sequence is MKKFHNKQLQNIICSIIAIVMIFGVIATVAYAEVVQPDAFQKVVLQVISLTEQQRINFVNNVLDQITTENYKDYVDDAKAILGLSMSDSDMEKALKSYAYYPDTHKGTLKELIKIFELPSNQYDTSAFSDIEKRINFNITGDSNDSRGFKLFVEIFKAIRKFNNAPVFYDGSDDIYKLDITVQGNNTLKNEINALISSVESLTKKDINDFDSFTEYIENEINSNSYGQIYGLKVFLKDELGSSTYAGTLPEPSEIDPLQKVFLAIISLPQKDRKAFVENVLVKLTPDNYADYVYEAKKILGVTITDGQMKAALKVYASYSETYRAKIEGMILAFDLSAIKIDTSLFADLAADINFEVTGDANDDRGIKFVVNTLDWLSQFTGPIVFDGTEVPYKVDFRIQGNATMKRHLDGLIKLIKSLEKRGVTNFDSFLVLAEDIVNANDNIQIYNFKKLLRDLYGRSVYDGELPYPPVTPTPAPTSGGGSGGSGGSGGGSTATPAPTPTPTSTSIEEPTPSDVPAAPFNDIAGHWAEEFIAKLAARNVVSGYPDGSVKPDIEITRAEMAVIVVKSAGLEPVENVSLKFKDADQIPAWAAGYVQAGVEAGIIAGYEDNTFRPSRNLTREEMVVLIMKAYEFGAVENPEFSFIDASEIGDWSKPFVGKAVELGFVVGYPDNTFKPKKSVTRAEAFTVLWKAIEAKEAANAPAEEAEVAE, encoded by the coding sequence ATGAAAAAATTCCATAACAAACAACTTCAAAATATCATCTGTAGTATTATTGCCATTGTTATGATTTTTGGTGTTATTGCGACGGTGGCATATGCAGAAGTGGTACAGCCGGATGCGTTTCAAAAGGTAGTATTGCAGGTGATTAGTCTTACAGAGCAACAGAGGATAAATTTTGTGAACAATGTTCTTGATCAGATTACTACTGAGAACTACAAAGACTATGTGGATGATGCAAAAGCAATTCTTGGTTTGTCAATGTCTGACTCGGACATGGAAAAGGCATTGAAGAGTTATGCTTACTATCCGGACACGCACAAAGGCACTTTGAAGGAATTGATAAAAATCTTCGAATTGCCTTCAAACCAGTACGATACGTCAGCTTTTTCAGACATTGAGAAGAGGATTAATTTCAACATAACAGGAGATTCCAATGACAGCAGAGGTTTCAAACTGTTTGTTGAAATTTTCAAAGCCATCAGGAAATTTAATAATGCACCTGTATTCTATGATGGTTCTGATGATATTTACAAACTTGATATTACAGTTCAAGGAAACAATACGTTGAAGAATGAAATTAATGCTCTTATATCTTCCGTAGAGTCTCTTACCAAGAAAGATATTAATGATTTTGATTCGTTTACAGAGTATATCGAAAATGAAATTAATTCGAATTCTTATGGACAGATATATGGATTGAAAGTATTCTTGAAAGATGAACTGGGATCCAGTACATATGCCGGTACTTTGCCGGAGCCTTCTGAGATAGATCCTTTACAAAAAGTATTCCTGGCGATTATCAGTCTCCCTCAGAAGGATAGAAAAGCATTTGTAGAGAATGTGCTTGTTAAACTTACACCGGACAATTATGCCGATTATGTTTATGAAGCAAAGAAAATCCTGGGCGTGACAATTACTGACGGACAAATGAAAGCTGCGCTCAAAGTATATGCGAGCTATTCGGAAACTTATCGGGCAAAAATTGAAGGCATGATATTGGCATTTGATTTGTCGGCAATTAAAATTGATACTTCCTTATTTGCTGATCTGGCAGCCGATATCAATTTTGAAGTTACAGGAGATGCTAATGATGACAGGGGAATAAAATTTGTTGTAAATACATTGGATTGGCTGTCACAATTTACTGGACCGATAGTATTTGACGGAACTGAGGTTCCTTACAAGGTGGATTTCAGAATTCAGGGCAATGCGACAATGAAACGTCATCTTGACGGATTGATAAAACTGATTAAGTCTTTGGAAAAGAGAGGAGTTACGAATTTTGATTCTTTCCTCGTTTTGGCTGAGGATATAGTTAATGCTAATGACAATATTCAGATTTACAACTTTAAGAAGCTGTTGCGCGATTTGTATGGAAGAAGTGTTTATGATGGAGAACTTCCATATCCGCCAGTGACACCTACACCTGCACCGACATCCGGTGGCGGTTCGGGTGGCTCCGGTGGTTCCGGTGGAGGATCAACTGCTACACCGGCTCCTACACCTACACCGACATCCACTTCCATAGAAGAACCGACACCGAGTGATGTGCCTGCAGCTCCATTTAACGACATTGCAGGTCACTGGGCAGAAGAATTCATTGCAAAACTGGCAGCGAGGAACGTTGTAAGCGGTTATCCTGACGGAAGCGTTAAACCTGATATTGAGATAACAAGAGCTGAAATGGCTGTAATTGTTGTTAAGTCTGCAGGACTTGAACCGGTTGAAAATGTATCATTGAAGTTTAAAGATGCCGATCAGATACCTGCGTGGGCAGCGGGTTATGTACAGGCAGGAGTTGAGGCAGGTATCATCGCAGGATATGAAGACAATACATTCAGACCGTCAAGAAATCTGACCAGAGAAGAAATGGTTGTATTAATAATGAAGGCTTATGAATTTGGAGCTGTAGAAAATCCTGAGTTTAGCTTCATAGATGCAAGTGAGATTGGAGATTGGTCCAAGCCGTTTGTTGGAAAGGCTGTTGAATTGGGATTTGTTGTAGGATATCCGGATAATACATTTAAGCCTAAGAAGAGTGTAACCAGAGCTGAAGCATTTACAGTTCTCTGGAAAGCAATAGAGGCTAAAGAAGCGGCAAATGCCCCTGCTGAAGAGGCTGAAGTTGCTGAATAA